Within Actinoplanes sp. L3-i22, the genomic segment ACCTCCGCTGGGCACGTGTACGACCATGTCACCAGCTTCCAGGCTGACTGCGCCATCATCCGCGCCATCGGTCCATTCCACGGCGATCTCTCCGCGCGCTCAGCGGATAGACCTCCGTGGTTGGCTCGAACGCTACTGCGATCGCGACATCCGATGTGCAGTCCGTTCGTACCGACGAAATTTGTTGTTGGATTCGTGCAACAGTTCGGGCCCGGCGAGCGTGTTGGTACGTCGGGGGAGGTGGGAGTGGTCGAGGACTTCGGGTCGTTCGTCCGTGACCGTACGTCTGCGCTGCTGCGTTATGGCTTCGTCCTGTCGGGCAATCCCCATGACGCCGCCGATCTGGCGCAGGAGGCGCTGGTCCGGTTGGGCGAGCGGTGGTTGAAGGTCAGCGCGCAGGGCGATCCGGAGGGCTACGTTCGCACGACGATGGCGCGGCTGCACATCAGTTGGTGGCGTCGTCGCCGGCGGGAGCATCCGGTGCTGGTCCTGCCGGAGCAGAGCTACGTCGACGCCGGCATCGCCGAGGCCGAGGGCGATCTCGGTCTGTGGCATGCGGTGACCGCCCTGCCGCCCCGCCAGCGGGCGGTTCTCATGCTGCGCTACCACGAGCAGCTCAGCGACGAGGAGATCGCCCGGTTGCTGGGGGTTTCCCGGGGAACGGTGCGCAGCCAGGCCGCTCGGGGCCTGGACAAGCTGCGCGAGGTTGCCGAGTCGCGGGTGGACGGGGCAGCGGTGCGCGGTCCGGCCGCTCGGGGCCGGGACCAGGTGCGCGAGGTCGCCGAGTCGCCGGTTGCCAGACAAGTCAGTGGGAGGTAGCCGCGCATGCGCGACTTGGAGGACGATCTGACCCGTACGTTCCGGGCGGCCGGCGTGGCCGCTCCGGACTCCGGGCCGGGTTTTTCGGCGGCGCTGAGCGCCCGCCGGCGCCGGCGTACCCGGACCAGGACGGCCACGATGGTCGGCGCCTTCGCGGCGGTGGTCGCGGTTGCGGCCGGGGTGGCGGTCTTCGCCGCACCCGTCGCCCGGCAGCCGGACCTGGCGCAGTCACTCGATCCGGCGCCGCTGCCGACCGGATCATTGCCCACCGTTGCCCTGTCCGCGGCCAAGCCGTTTCGCGACCTGTGGCCGGACGCGCTGGTCGAGCTGCCGCTGCGGTTGCCGGGCGGGCGGCGGTACTCCGTCGTGGCGCCATTGGACGGCGACGAGTACCTGGTAGCGCCGCGGGACGACCTGACGAGGCCCCTGCCGGTGGTGCTCAACGCCCGGACCGGTGCGGCACGGAAGCTGGGAACGGTTCCGAGTTCCGGCTACGCCGCCTACGACCAGGCCGGCACCTACCTGACCGAGCACTACATCGTGTGGGTGGTGGCGGCTCAGCAGAAGGGCGGCGCCATGTATCACGAGGTGTGGAGCGCGCCCAGGGACGGCGGCACGGCCGTGCGCCGGGCCAGGTTCGGCCCGGGCGACATGACGGTGTCGGTCGCCGAGGCCGGCGGGGTCTTCTACGCCAGTACCGAGCCCGCTGCGGGGGGCGGGGCGGTCTACCGGATTCCGGATGGCGGCGAGCCGCAGAAGGTGGCCGGTAGTGAGGGGTACGTTCTGCGATACGGGTCGTGGGCCGTGCGAAACCCGGTGCGGTCGACGGAAGATTCGGCACCGGCGGCGGTGGAGGCTCCCCGGTTCTGGAACGTGGCCACCGGTGAGCGCCGCACACCGCGCACCCTGACCGGGGTCACCCTGATCGACTGCAATCCGAGCATCTGCGTCGGGCGGGCCGCGGGGAGCCTGGTGAGCTATGGCATCGACGGCAGTCGACCGCTGCGGACGTCCGGCGACGCGGTGGACCCGACCGGCGCTGACACGTGCGGCTCGTGCCTGCCAGGAATCAATGTGTTCTACGACGACAGCTACGGCCGATTCCTCCAGCTCCGGCTCAAGTCCGGCGTCTACCTGTGGGACCGGAACACCAACACCCTCGGTACGCAGCAGGACGGGTCCTCCGGGGACGGAGATGTGATCGACGTGGGTCAGCCCGGCGGCAAGCAACACCTGCTCCTTCTCAGCAGGATCCGCTGAGCCCGGCACGCCGAGCGTGAGTACCGGATAGCTCCGCGACGCCGCCCGGCCTGACGCGACCCGGGCTCTACACCAACCTCACACCCCCGACGGGCTGGCCGCAGGCCATGCCCGTGACTGGCGCGTGCCCGAAGACAGGAGCAGATCTTGAGTGCCGCCGCTGCCCTCGCGCCGCGCGTCGACCACCGGATTCCCGGGCTGGACGGGCTGCGCGGTCTGGCCGCCGGCTACGTCGTGCTGCATCACTGCTGGCTGCTGGCCTTCCCCGGCTATCCGGCCAACACCGGCCCGGGCTGGCTCGGATGGCTGGTCCACGGCCGGCTCGCGGTCGTCGTGTTCATCACCCTGTCGGGCTTCTCCCTGGCGATCTCGCCGGCCCGCAACGCCTGGCGCCTCGGCGGCGCGCTGCAATACGCCCGGCGCCGCGCCCGCCGAATTTTGCCGGCCTATTGGGCGGCCCTCGCCGCCAGCGCGCTGATCGCGACCATCGTGCCGGCCCTGCCGCTCAGCGCCCCGCCGACGCTACGGTCGGCCATCGTCTACGGCCTGCTGCTGCAAGACGTCGTCGCCGCGCCCGCCCCCAACGGCGCCTTCTGGTCGATCGCGGTGGAAGCCGGCCTGTACCTGGCCTTCCCGCTCGTGTTGCTGACCCGCCGGCGGTTCGGGGCGACAGCCACGCTCGCCGCCGTCACGGTGCCGGTGGTGACCGCCGGACTGCTCGTGCCCGAGCTGTCCCTCGGGCCCCGAGCGACCGGTTACACGCTGGAACTGGCGCCGCTGTTCACCGTGGGTGTGCTGGCGGCCGGCATCGTCTCCGCCGGCGCCCGGATCCGACGCCTGCCCTGGCTCGCCCTGGCCACGATGGCCGGCGCACCGGTCCTGATGCTGATCGCGTTTCGCGGCTCAGCGTGGACGGCCGGTCACTACTACTGGCTGGACCTTGCCGTCGGGCCGGCCATCGGCCTGTTCCTCGCGGCCCTGGCCACCCACCGACCGGTCCGGCTGATAAGCCTGCTGAGCTGCGCGCCGTTGCAGAAGCTCGGCGGGTTCTCCTACAGCCTCTACCTGATCCACATGCCGATCGTCGCCCTGATCAGCACCCTGATCGTGAAGCCCCGCACCAGTTCACACCTGACAACCTTCGCAGTCACCGCAGTCCTGGTGATTCCCGTCTGCTTGGCAACGGCACGGTTGTTCGCAGCCGTCTTCGAAATCCCGTTCCAACGCCGCGACGCCCGTCTCCGGGGCAGCCCCATCACGGCAGCAACGCTGCGTGGTGTCTCCATGCGGGGACGAGACTCGCCACCCGTTCCAATTGCTGGTGTTGCGAGCGTAGGCCGAGCCCGCCGAGCCGGACGACGATGTGGCGGGCCCCGGCGTCGATGTACTGGTTGACGGCGGCGCGAACCCGATCGGGCGAGCCGGCGACGACGGCCTGGATCTTGTTGAGTTCGGTGAGCGGCATGCCGTAGGTAGTGGTGGCGTACTGCTCGATCTGCCTGCCGGCGCGGTCCTCGTCCTCGTCGATCAGCGCGGTCACGAACAGCGCGGGCGTGATCGCCCCGGTCGCGCGGCCGGCGTCGGTCGCCGCCTTGTGGATCTCGAGCAGGCCGGCGGCGTAGTCGGCCGGGTCGGGCGGATACGGCAACCATCCGTCGTAGCCTCGCCCGGTGCGCACCAGCGCGGCAGGTGTGGCACCACCGAGCCAGATCGGCGGTCCCCCGGCGCGGAACGGCTGGGTCGCCGGCGGGATGTCGTCGTACCGGAAGAACTCGCCGTGGAATTCGGTGGCCCCGGCCCACAGCGCGCGCCACAGCGCGACGGTCTCGTCCAGCCGGGCGAAGCGCCGCTGCCACGGAACCTCGGACAGGGTGTAGAACGGTCGCCCGAAGCGGCCGGGGAAACCGGCACCGACCGCCACGGCCAGCCGGCCACCGGAGAGAAGATCGATCGATGCCAGCGCCTGTGCGGCCTGTATCGGCCGGCGCAGGAACGGAAGTAGCGCACCGGTGCCCAGCGTCGCGGTGGCCGTGGTCGCGGCCAGCGCGGCCAGCATCGTCAGGGCCTCGATGCGCGGGCTGATCAGGGAGTCGTTGACGAACAGCGAGGAAAGTCCGAACCCCTCGGCCGTACGACCGAAGGCGATCAGCTCACGCGGGTCGTCGCCGGCGCCCGCTGCAATACCGGTCGGAAGTAGTACACCTATGTCCACGGCGATGATGCTCACCGGTGGCCGTACCACTCGGCAATTCCCTGCAGGGTATGGCCGGCAGGCCCCGGTTGCGACTAAATACAGGCCTATGGACTTTCCCCGGGTGCTGCGGGAACGGCGTACCGAGCGGCGCATCAGCCAGCTCGAGATGGCCTCCCGGGCCGGTACCACCCAGCGGCACCTGAGCTTCATCGAGTCGGGCCGGTCGGTTCCGGGCCGCGCCATGGTGGTGCGTCTCGCGGAAACGCTGAATCTGTCGCTGCGGGAGCGTAACGAGTTGTTGCTGGCCGCGGGCTACGCGCCGGCCTACCCGCAGACGCCGCTCGACGATGCCGCGCTGGCGCCGGTGCGGGCCGCGCTCGGGCACATCCTTGCCGGGCACCAGCCGTACCCGGCGCTGATCGTCGACCGTAGCGGGGCCATGGTCGCGGCGAACGACGCGTTCGGCCTGATCGTCGCGGGTGCCTCAGCCGATCTGGTCGGCCCGGGTCGCAACGTGTACCGCTTGGCGCTGCACCCGGACGGTATCGCGCCGCGCATCCGCAACCTCGCCGAATGGGGGCGCCACATTCTGGACCGCCTCGGGCATGCGACGGAGCTTCGCGACGAGCTGTCGAAGTATGTGCCCGAGCTGGAACCGTCCTCCGGGCAGCTGGGGTTCGCGGTACCGCTGCAACTGGACTCGCCCTACGGCCTGCTGCATCTGATCACCACCGTGATGACATTCGCGACGGCGACCGACATCACGCTCGCGGAACTCAAGATCGAAGCGTTCCTGCCGGCTGACGCCGCCACCGCGAAGGCGTTGCATGAGGCGTCGCTCGCCCTCGTCAAGGGTCACGAGGGGCGCGGTGACCCTTGACGGGGTGAACGAAGCCAGGGTGGATCAAGGGTCAGACCCGGGACAGGGCGCGGTCGCTGACCGCGCAGTGCATGCCGAACTGGCGGGCCCGGCGCACCGCCCAGTCCGTCAGCCCGGGACTGTCGGCGTAGTCGAGCGCGTACAGATCCACCTGCAACTGCAGCAGCTGCTCGGCGATCTGCGCGTGGAACTCCAGCACGTCCGGCGGCCACGGCGCGTACCCGTCGTCGGTCCAGCGCGCCGAGAACGACTCGAACAGCACCCCGTCGACCAGCTCGCCCAGCTGTGGCAGCATGCCGAAACCGCGGTTGGCCAGCAGGTACCCGGGTTTGGCCTCGTTGCGGATCGCGGCGATCAGGGTGAGCAGGTGCGGCACGTCCTCCGGGAAGGTCAGCTCGACGTTGAGCTGGTCCAGGAACAGCCCGTCGAAGCCGGCGTCGATCGCGGCCCGGGCCTTGCCGACCACCTGTTCGACCCACTGCGGGTGCCCGACGTGCACGTAGGCCCCACCCCAGTCCGGGTTGCGTTCCGCGCGGTGCCACGGCGCGGGCGGCCCGTGGTCCTCCGACAGCGACAGGTAGCCCAGGGTCCGCACGCCCTGCCCGGCCAGGTAGGCCAGCTCGGCCGGGTTGTAGAACTCCGGCTGTAGCACCACTTTCGAGTAGCCGGCCAGGTCGACCAGCCGGCCCTCGCCGTAGTAGAACCAGATCGGCGGCCGCTCGGTCATGACGGGGCCCCGTTCGCGCGGTACCAGGCGAACGTCGAGCGGACACCCTCCTCGAGGGTGACGGCCGGCTCGTAGCCGGTCAGCCGGCGCAGCTTGCTCAGGTCGGGGCAGCGCCGGTGCACCGAGCCGGGCGGCGCCGGGCTGGTCTCGATCGCCGGGCCGGCCTGGGCCACCCGCAGCACCAGTTTGGCCAGGTCGCCGATGTTGGTCTCCTCGCGGTCGTTGCCGATGTGCACGATCTGCCCGGCCGCCTCGGGGGTGGCCATCAGCCGCAGCATCGCCTCGACCGCGTCGTCGACGTGGCAGAACGCCCGGTACTGGTCGGCGCCGGGCACCCGGAACGGGTCCTCGCCGCCGGCCGCGCGCAGCGACATCTCCGGTACGACGTGGTCGGCGCCCATCCGTGGCCCGTACACGTTGTGGAAGCGCCCGACCACCGCGTCGAAGCCGCGGGCCCGGGCGGTGTGCAGGAACGCGGCTTCGCCGAGCAGCTTGCTGACCGCGTACGCGAATCGGGGCGCCGTGATGTCGGAGATCATCGCCGGGACGTCCTCGGCGGTGGGCACGCCGACCACGCCGGCGTCCACGCCACCGGCGTAGACCTCGCTGGTGGAGGCGAAGAAGACCCGTTCGCCGGGGGCCACCCAGTCGAGCAGGTGCATCGCCACCAGCGTGTTGACCCGGACCACCCGGGCCGGGTCCTGTTCCACGTTGCGGACCCCGACCACGGCCGCGAGCAGGTAGATCTGGTCCCAGCCGTGCGGCAGGGCGGCGTACGTGCCGGGGTCGGTCAGGTCCGCCGAGATCACCCGCAGGTTCGGGTGGGCGCGCGCCGCGTCCAGGTCGCTGTCGCGCCGGCCGCGGGAGAAGTCGTCGACGATGGTGACCTGGTGGCCGTCGGCGAGCAGCCGGCGGGCCAGGTGCAGGCCGATGAACCCGGCGCCGCCGAGCAGCAGGGCGCTCACGCGGCCGCCTCCTCGAACCGCGGCAGGTAGCCCAGGGCGGCGTAGCGGATGCCGGCCGCGCGGATCGCCGCGGCGTCGAGGATCCGCCACGAGTCGAAGATCAGCGCCGGGCGGGCGTCGCCGAGCATCCGGGTCACGTCGATGGCCCGGTAGTCGGGGTGGTCGTTGATCACCAGGATCGCGTCGCTGTCGGTGAACGCCTTGTCGAGGCTGACCGGCTCACCGCCGTACAGTCGAATGGTTTTGGGGTTGACCATGGGGTCATGGCCGGTGACCGTGATGCCGGCGGCGGTCAGGATCGGCATCATCGCGGCGATCGGGGTGCCGCGCATGTCGTCGGTGGGCGGCCAGCCCTTGTACGCCCAGCCGAGCACCGCCAGCCGCGTGCCGCGGGTGTCCCCGCGGGCCTCGCGCAGCAGCCGCACGACGGTGCCGGCCACGTGCACCGGCAGGAACTCGTTGAGCTCGCGCGCCCGGCCGATCAGGAACGGCTGGTAGTCGCCGGCGCTCTCCAGCATGATGTACGGATCCTTGGACAGGCAGCCGCCGCCGACGTATCCGGGTTTGGCCAGGTCGGGCCGCGGATAGTCGAGGTTGGTGGCGCGCAGCACCTCCAGCGGGTCCAGGCCGTGCTGTTCGGCGATCAGCGCGACCTCGTTGCCGTACGAATAGATCAGGTCGGTGTGGCAGTTGTTGCTGAGCTTGACCAGTTCGGCGGCCTCCAGGCTGGACACCTCGACGATGCTTTGGGCGAGCCCGGCGAAGAACTCGACGCCGGCCCGCAGCGACGCCGCGTCCAGCCCGCCGATCACCTGCGGCAGCTCGACCAGCTCCCGCAGCGCCTGGCCCTGGATGGTGCGCTCGGGCGCCATCACCAGCCTGACGTCCTCGCCCCAGGCGGCGCGCAGCTCGGGCAGCACGATCCGGCGGCTGGTGCCGACCGGCACGGTGCTGCGGACCACGACCAGGGTGCCGGGCCGGCAGCTGGCCGCGACGGCGCGCGCCGCGGCGGCCAGGTTGGTCAGGTCGGGGCGGCGGGTCGCGTCGTCGACGGGGGTGGACACGCTGATCACGGCGACGTCCACGACTCCGCGGGGAAGTTCCGCGGCGACGTGGATCCGACGGCCCACCTCGGAGGCGAAAATTTCCTCCACACCGGGTTCGAAGATGTGCGAGCGGCCCTGGGACAGGGTGTCGATCACCTGCGGTGACGCGTCCGCGCCGTACACGGTGAAATCTTTTGCCGCGAGAGCGGCGGTGAGCGTGAGGCCGACGTAGCCGAGGCCGACGACCCCGATCGTCATGGGCATGTGAGTTTCCTCCAGAGTGGCGTTTACGTGCACGGCGGGGCGGTGCGGTCGAGGTCGACGACGGTGACCGTCCCGGTGAAGTGCTCGGCCCGGTAGTGGGCGCAGGCGGCGCGCACGTCGGCGGGCCGGGTGGCGTAGTCGACGCTGAGCACGAACTTGCCGTCGTCGCGCAGGGCGCGGGTCTCGGCGAGGTTCTCGGCGCAGTAGTCCTCGGTGCAGCGTTCGTCGGTGGCTTCGAAGAAAAGTTCCTCCATGCCGATGCCGTCGACCGCCGCGGTGTATCCGGGCTGGTGGCGCAGCTCGGGGGAGTTCTGCGGGACGATCAGGAATCCGGGCCGAAGGTTTTTTGCGTACCGGCTGATGTGTTCCACCAGGTCGGCCATCGCCCGCGCCAGCTCGTCGCGATCACGCCCTTGCGCGGCGGAGAGCGCCAGCTGCTCGTAGGCCAGCGGAGTGTCCAGGTAGACCCCGTCGAAACCGGCCCGCAGCGCCCGGTCCACCCGCGGCCGCACCACCCGGTCCCACCAGCGCTGATCCCAGTAGCGGACGAAATATTCCCCCGGCCACTCGGCCCACTCGTTGGCGATCAGGTCGCCGGCCTGGCGCCGCAGCAGCGGATATTCCGGCCGGAAGTCCTCGATGCTGCCGATCTCGAAATACGCCAGGACCCGTTTGCCGGTGGCGCGCACCCGGGCGATCTCGGCGGCGCTGAACCAGTCGCTGCCCGCGTCCCGGGCCAGGTCGACCACGACGATCTGGAACGGCCCCGCGGCGAGCTGGTCGAGCCGGCCATCCGGGTAACCCTGCAGCTGATAGGCCCAGGAGCCCACCTTCAAAGGCAAAGAAAAAGACAAAGACGATTGCGACGGTACGGCCGTGGGAGCCCCGCCGCGCCCGGCCGCCCGCGGTGACGGCCGGACGGCGAGCGCCACCACGGCCACCACCAACGTGACGGCCGAGGCGATCAGCAGGGCGACCCGGGCCCGGCTCACCCCGGTGCCCCCGCGGCCCAGATGTCCTTGATCGTGGTGGCCAGGCCGACGGCCGGTGCCCAGCCCAGCTCGCCGGCGGCCCGGCTGATGTCGGCCTGGATCCAGTCCACCGCCGCCGAGCGCTGCGGCCCGCTGCCGTGCTCGCGGATCTCCCCGGTGAACCCGGCCTGCTCGGCCAGCAACTGCACGGCCGTGCGGACCTGGGCCGCCTCCCCGCTGCCGGCGTTGTAGACCCGGCTCGGCAGGCTCGGCGCCAGCACCACCGAGCACAGCAGGGCGGCCAGGTCGCGCACGTCGACGAAGTCGCGGTAGGCGCCCAGCGGCCCGAGCACGATCTCCGACGCGCCCAGCTGCGCCGCCTCGCGCAGCCGCAGCTGGGCGCGGCCCAGCACGTTCTCCGCGGACTGACCGGGACCGATCGGGTTGAACACGCGCACCGAGACCGCGTCGACCCGGCCGGTGCGCGCGGCCAGCTCGAACAGCCGGGTGCCGGCCAGGTGGCTGATCCCGTACGCGCCGATCGGCTCGGTGGGATCGTTCTCGGTCACCGCGTGGCCGTGCGCGACCACGCCGTACTCGCCGGCCGAGCCGAGCCGCACCAGCCGGGTGCCCGGCGCGGCGGCCTCGACCGCGTCCAGCAACTTCGCCGCGACCAGCGTGTTCGCGCGGGTCAACTCCTCGTTGGTGCCGCCGAGGCGGCCCACGCAGCAGATCACCGCGTCCGGCGCGGTCTCGCGCAGCAGCCCGGTCAACCCGTCGCGGTCGCCCTCGACCAGGTCGTAGCGGTCGCGGCCCGGGCTGATCAGCTCACCCACCCCGGGATCGGCGGCCAGCGCGGCGCGCACGTGCGCGCCGATGAAACCCGATGATCCGAACAGCAATACTCGCGACATCA encodes:
- a CDS encoding SigE family RNA polymerase sigma factor, which translates into the protein MVEDFGSFVRDRTSALLRYGFVLSGNPHDAADLAQEALVRLGERWLKVSAQGDPEGYVRTTMARLHISWWRRRRREHPVLVLPEQSYVDAGIAEAEGDLGLWHAVTALPPRQRAVLMLRYHEQLSDEEIARLLGVSRGTVRSQAARGLDKLREVAESRVDGAAVRGPAARGRDQVREVAESPVARQVSGR
- a CDS encoding LLM class flavin-dependent oxidoreductase encodes the protein MDIGVLLPTGIAAGAGDDPRELIAFGRTAEGFGLSSLFVNDSLISPRIEALTMLAALAATTATATLGTGALLPFLRRPIQAAQALASIDLLSGGRLAVAVGAGFPGRFGRPFYTLSEVPWQRRFARLDETVALWRALWAGATEFHGEFFRYDDIPPATQPFRAGGPPIWLGGATPAALVRTGRGYDGWLPYPPDPADYAAGLLEIHKAATDAGRATGAITPALFVTALIDEDEDRAGRQIEQYATTTYGMPLTELNKIQAVVAGSPDRVRAAVNQYIDAGARHIVVRLGGLGLRSQHQQLERVASLVPAWRHHAALLP
- a CDS encoding helix-turn-helix domain-containing protein, with amino-acid sequence MDFPRVLRERRTERRISQLEMASRAGTTQRHLSFIESGRSVPGRAMVVRLAETLNLSLRERNELLLAAGYAPAYPQTPLDDAALAPVRAALGHILAGHQPYPALIVDRSGAMVAANDAFGLIVAGASADLVGPGRNVYRLALHPDGIAPRIRNLAEWGRHILDRLGHATELRDELSKYVPELEPSSGQLGFAVPLQLDSPYGLLHLITTVMTFATATDITLAELKIEAFLPADAATAKALHEASLALVKGHEGRGDP
- a CDS encoding NAD(P)-dependent oxidoreductase codes for the protein MSALLLGGAGFIGLHLARRLLADGHQVTIVDDFSRGRRDSDLDAARAHPNLRVISADLTDPGTYAALPHGWDQIYLLAAVVGVRNVEQDPARVVRVNTLVAMHLLDWVAPGERVFFASTSEVYAGGVDAGVVGVPTAEDVPAMISDITAPRFAYAVSKLLGEAAFLHTARARGFDAVVGRFHNVYGPRMGADHVVPEMSLRAAGGEDPFRVPGADQYRAFCHVDDAVEAMLRLMATPEAAGQIVHIGNDREETNIGDLAKLVLRVAQAGPAIETSPAPPGSVHRRCPDLSKLRRLTGYEPAVTLEEGVRSTFAWYRANGAPS
- a CDS encoding nucleotide sugar dehydrogenase, translated to MPMTIGVVGLGYVGLTLTAALAAKDFTVYGADASPQVIDTLSQGRSHIFEPGVEEIFASEVGRRIHVAAELPRGVVDVAVISVSTPVDDATRRPDLTNLAAAARAVAASCRPGTLVVVRSTVPVGTSRRIVLPELRAAWGEDVRLVMAPERTIQGQALRELVELPQVIGGLDAASLRAGVEFFAGLAQSIVEVSSLEAAELVKLSNNCHTDLIYSYGNEVALIAEQHGLDPLEVLRATNLDYPRPDLAKPGYVGGGCLSKDPYIMLESAGDYQPFLIGRARELNEFLPVHVAGTVVRLLREARGDTRGTRLAVLGWAYKGWPPTDDMRGTPIAAMMPILTAAGITVTGHDPMVNPKTIRLYGGEPVSLDKAFTDSDAILVINDHPDYRAIDVTRMLGDARPALIFDSWRILDAAAIRAAGIRYAALGYLPRFEEAAA
- a CDS encoding endo alpha-1,4 polygalactosaminidase: MSRARVALLIASAVTLVVAVVALAVRPSPRAAGRGGAPTAVPSQSSLSFSLPLKVGSWAYQLQGYPDGRLDQLAAGPFQIVVVDLARDAGSDWFSAAEIARVRATGKRVLAYFEIGSIEDFRPEYPLLRRQAGDLIANEWAEWPGEYFVRYWDQRWWDRVVRPRVDRALRAGFDGVYLDTPLAYEQLALSAAQGRDRDELARAMADLVEHISRYAKNLRPGFLIVPQNSPELRHQPGYTAAVDGIGMEELFFEATDERCTEDYCAENLAETRALRDDGKFVLSVDYATRPADVRAACAHYRAEHFTGTVTVVDLDRTAPPCT
- a CDS encoding NAD(P)-dependent oxidoreductase → MSRVLLFGSSGFIGAHVRAALAADPGVGELISPGRDRYDLVEGDRDGLTGLLRETAPDAVICCVGRLGGTNEELTRANTLVAAKLLDAVEAAAPGTRLVRLGSAGEYGVVAHGHAVTENDPTEPIGAYGISHLAGTRLFELAARTGRVDAVSVRVFNPIGPGQSAENVLGRAQLRLREAAQLGASEIVLGPLGAYRDFVDVRDLAALLCSVVLAPSLPSRVYNAGSGEAAQVRTAVQLLAEQAGFTGEIREHGSGPQRSAAVDWIQADISRAAGELGWAPAVGLATTIKDIWAAGAPG